The window AGTGCTCAGTCGGTCAGGACAAGGTAGAGCGGGGGAAAACGGATGTCAAGAGCTATTCCCGGAGGATACCCCCGATGCCCGGACCTTTCCGCAGCCGGAGGAATCTAATGTCCGACTGCCTATTCTTGCGGAAACCGGAGGATGCGATGAAGACCAACCTCGTGCCGATCACGGAATTCCTCGGTTGGATGATGATCCCGCTGCTGGTGGCCACGGTTTCCGGCGCGGCGGAAAACGGCGGAGGGGCGAAGCAGGCCCCGCAACCGGCGACGGCAACCTTCGCGGGCGGCTGTTTCTGGTGCATGGAGTCCCCTTTCGACAAGCGGGACGGGGTTCTCTCCGTCACGGTGGGATACACGGGGGGACAAAAGAAGAACCCGACCTACGAGGAAGTGTCGGCCGGAGGGACGGGGCACGCCGAGGCCGTGCAGATCGTCTACGACCCCGCGAAAATCTCGTATGAGAGGCTGCTCGGGATCTTCTGGCGCAACGTGGACCCGCTGACCAGGGACGCCCAGTTCTGCGACCACGGAAACCAGTACCGATCGGCGATCTTCTCCCACGACGAGCAGCAAAAAAAACTTGCCGAGGCGTCGAAAAAAGCCCTGGAGGAGTCG is drawn from Candidatus Deferrimicrobiaceae bacterium and contains these coding sequences:
- the msrA gene encoding peptide-methionine (S)-S-oxide reductase MsrA → MSDCLFLRKPEDAMKTNLVPITEFLGWMMIPLLVATVSGAAENGGGAKQAPQPATATFAGGCFWCMESPFDKRDGVLSVTVGYTGGQKKNPTYEEVSAGGTGHAEAVQIVYDPAKISYERLLGIFWRNVDPLTRDAQFCDHGNQYRSAIFSHDEQQKKLAEASKKALEES